Proteins encoded within one genomic window of Argiope bruennichi chromosome 7, qqArgBrue1.1, whole genome shotgun sequence:
- the LOC129974917 gene encoding uncharacterized protein LOC129974917 produces MARTKQTARKSTGGKAPRKQLATKAARKSAPATGGVKKPHRYRPGTVALREIRRYQKSTELLIRKLPFQRLVREIAQDFKTDLRFQSSAVMALQEASEAYLVGLFEDTNLCAIHAKRVTIMPKDIQLARRIRGERGKGLGKGGAKRHRKVLRDNIQGITKPAIRRLARRGGVKRISGLIYEETRGVLKVFLENVIRDAVTYTEHAKRKTVTAMDVVYALKRQGRTLYGFGAFAFLGDLGLATFLAPAVAFLAAAGFFFFSAFSFGLAVFLAGAFAFFGEAAPSFLGFFTIFFGSLSVMARTKQTARKSTGGKAPRKQLATKAARKSAPATGGVKKPHRYRPGTVALREIRRYQKSTELLIRKLPFQRLVREIAQDFKTDLRFQSSAVMALQEASEAYLVGLFEDTNLCAIHAKRVTIMPKDIQLARRIRGERA; encoded by the exons ATGGCACGTACCAAGCAGACCGCCCGTAAGAGTACTGGAGGTAAAGCCCCCAGGAAACAACTGGCTACTAAGGCCGCTCGTAAGAGCGCCCCAGCCACCGGAGGTGTTAAGAAGCCCCATCGTTACAGGCCCGGAACTGTTGCTTTGAGAGAAATCCGTCGTTATCAAAAATCCACTGAACTCTTGATCCGAAAATTGCCATTCCAGCGTTTGGTTCGAGAAATCGCTCAGGACTTCAAAACTGATCTCCGATTCCAGAGTTCTGCTGTTATGGCTCTCCAGGAAGCTAGCGAAGCTTATTTAGTAGGCTTGTTCGAAGACACTAACTTGTGCGCTATCCACGCCAAGAGAGTAACTATCATGCCTAAGGACATTCAGCTCGCTAGACGAATTAGGGGTGAAC GAGGCAAGGGTCTTGGAAAGGGGGGTGCCAAAAGGCATCGTAAAGTTCTTCGTGATAACATCCAGGGTATTACAAAACCCGCAATCAGGCGTTTAGCTAGACGTGGCGGAGTCAAACGTATTTCAGGTTTGATTTACGAAGAGACTCGAGGTGTGCTCAAAGTTTTCTTGGAAAATGTCATTCGAGATGCTGTCACTTACACCGAGCATGCTAAAAGGAAAACTGTCACTGCTATGGATGTTGTGTATGCACTAAAGAGGCAAGGACGTACCTTGTACGGTTTCGGAG CCTTTGCCTTCTTAGGAGATTTGGGTTTGGCTACTTTTTTAGCCCCAGCAGTGGCTTTCTTAGCAGCAGCAGGCTTCTTCTTTTTCTCTGCTTTTTCCTTCGGCTTGGCCGTTTTCTTAGCAGGGGCTTTTGCTTTCTTTGGAGAAGCAGCTCCTTCCTTTTTAGGCTTTTTCACGATTTTCTTTGGCTCCTTG TCAGTCATGGCACGTACCAAGCAGACCGCCCGTAAGAGTACTGGAGGTAAAGCCCCCAGGAAACAACTGGCTACTAAGGCCGCTCGTAAGAGCGCCCCAGCCACCGGAGGTGTTAAGAAGCCCCATCGTTACAGGCCCGGAACTGTTGCTTTGAGAGAAATCCGTCGTTATCAAAAATCCACTGAACTCTTGATCCGAAAATTGCCATTCCAGCGTTTGGTTCGAGAAATCGCTCAGGACTTCAAAACTGATCTCCGATTCCAGAGTTCTGCTGTTATGGCTCTCCAGGAAGCTAGCGAAGCTTATTTAGTAGGCTTGTTCGAAGACACTAACTTGTGCGCTATCCACGCCAAGAGAGTAACTATCATGCCTAAGGACATTCAGCTCGCTAGACGAATTAGGGGTGAACGTGcctaa
- the LOC129975195 gene encoding histone H1C-like — MLRNRRGRWVSESKPTNRKSEKAGGRILGGFVIKNIFILRFRLSTVKMSEETAAAPATPATATPKKKAKSGATKSKPNPPTHPKVSEMVVKSITTLKERGGSSLQAIKKHISSQYKVDIDRLTPFIKKYLKSAVAAGTLVQTKGKGANGSFKLSASGQKTKEPKKIVKKPKKEGAASPKKAKAPAKKTAKPKEKAEKKKKPAAAKKATAGAKKVAKPKSPKKAKATKPKAPKPKKLKTPKKAAPKKTSKK; from the coding sequence ATGCTCCGAAACAGAAGGGGAAGGTGGGTGAGCGAGTCGAAACCGACCAATCGTAAAAGCGAAAAGGCGGGCGGGCGGATTCTTGGCGGTTtcgttattaagaatatttttatattacgttTCAGACTCTCGACTGTCAAGATGTCCGAGGAAACAGCCGCTGCCCCTGCAACTCCAGCCACTGCCACGCCtaagaaaaaggcaaaaagtgGCGCAACCAAATCGAAACCTAATCCTCCAACTCATCCCAAGGTTTCCGAAATGGTTGTGAAATCCATCACCACTCTGAAAGAGCGAGGTGGCTCTTCACTGCAAGCTATCAAAAAGCACATCAGCAGTCAGTACAAAGTCGACATCGACCGTTTGACtcctttcatcaaaaaatatttgaaaagcgcTGTCGCTGCTGGAACTCTGGTTCAAACCAAAGGAAAGGGAGCTAACGGTTCATTCAAGCTGAGTGCATCCGGTCAAAAAACCAAGGAGCCAAAGAAAATCGTGAAAAAGCCTAAAAAGGAAGGAGCTGCTTCTCCAAAGAAAGCAAAAGCCCCTGCTAAGAAAACGGCCAAGCCGAAGGAAAAAGCAGAGAAAAAGAAGAAGCCTGCTGCTGCTAAGAAAGCCACTGCTGGGGCTAAAAAAGTAGCCAAACCCAAATCTCCTAAGAAGGCAAAGGCTACAAAGCCAAAAGCTCCCAAGCCCAAGAAATTAAAAACACCCAAAAAAGCAGCTCCTAAAAAAACTTCCAAGAAGTAA
- the LOC129975202 gene encoding histone H4: MSGRGKGGKGLGKGGAKRHRKVLRDNIQGITKPAIRRLARRGGVKRISGLIYEETRGVLKVFLENVIRDAVTYTEHAKRKTVTAMDVVYALKRQGRTLYGFGG, encoded by the coding sequence ATGTCTGGTCGTGGTAAAGGAGGCAAGGGTCTTGGAAAGGGGGGTGCCAAAAGGCATCGTAAAGTTCTTCGTGATAACATCCAGGGTATTACAAAACCCGCAATCAGGCGTTTAGCTAGACGTGGCGGAGTCAAACGTATTTCAGGTTTGATTTACGAAGAGACTCGAGGTGTGCTCAAAGTTTTCTTGGAAAATGTCATTCGAGATGCTGTCACTTACACCGAGCATGCTAAAAGGAAAACTGTCACTGCTATGGATGTTGTGTATGCACTAAAGAGGCAAGGACGTACCTTGTACGGTTTCGGAGGTTAA
- the LOC129975200 gene encoding histone H2B has protein sequence MPPQASGKAVKKAGKAQKAVRAGDKKKRKKRRKESFAIYIYKVLKQVHPDTGISSKAMSIMNSFVNDIFERIAAESSRLAHYNKRSTITSREIQTAVRLLLPGELAKHAVSEGTKAVTKYTSSK, from the coding sequence ATGCCTCCTCAAGCCTCTGGTAAAGCTGTTAAAAAGGCCGGAAAGGCCCAAAAGGCTGTTCGTGCCGGTGATAAGAAAAAACGCAAGAAGCGTAGGAAGGAATCTTTCGCTATTTACATCTACAAAGTTTTGAAACAGGTGCATCCTGATACCGGTATTTCCAGCAAAGCCATGTCAATCATGAACTCTTTCGTGAATGACATTTTCGAACGTATCGCAGCCGAATCTTCCCGATTAGCTCACTACAACAAGAGGAGCACAATTACCAGTCGGGAAATTCAAACAGCTGTGAGGCTTTTGTTGCCTGGTGAATTGGCCAAGCACGCAGTTTCCGAAGGAACCAAAGCTGTCACCAAGTACACTAGCTCCAAGTAG
- the LOC129975198 gene encoding histone H2A, producing the protein MSGRGKGGKVKGKSKTRSSRAGLQFPVGRIHRLLRKGNYAERVGAGAPVYLAAVLEYLAAEVLELAGNAARDNKKTRIIPRHLQLAIRNDEELNKLLSGVTIAQGGVLPNIQAVLLPKKTEKKA; encoded by the coding sequence ATGTCTGGTCGTGGCAAAGGCGGTAAAGTTAAGGGAAAGAGCAAGACTCGTTCTAGCCGAGCAGGGCTTCAATTCCCTGTCGGTCGTATCCATCGACTTCTCCGAAAAGGCAATTATGCAGAACGTGTTGGAGCTGGAGCACCCGTGTACCTGGCTGCCGTGTTAGAATACTTAGCTGCTGAAGTGTTGGAGTTGGCTGGTAATGCCGCCAGAGATAACAAGAAAACTAGGATCATTCCTAGACATCTCCAACTCGCCATCCGAAACGACGAGGAGTTGAACAAACTCCTTTCCGGAGTAACTATTGCTCAGGGTGGTGTATTGCCTAACATTCAAGCTGTCTTGCTCCCCAAGAAAACCGAAAAGAAAGCCTAA
- the LOC129974918 gene encoding LOW QUALITY PROTEIN: uncharacterized protein LOC129974918 (The sequence of the model RefSeq protein was modified relative to this genomic sequence to represent the inferred CDS: substituted 2 bases at 2 genomic stop codons): MSGRGKGGKGLGKGGAKRHRKVLRDNIQGITKPAIRRLARRGGVKRISGLIYEETRGVLKVFLENVIRDAVTYTEHAKRKTVTAMDVVYALKRQGRTLYVVXEXSVMARTKQTARKSTGGKAPRKQLATKAARKSAPATGGVKKPHRYRPGTVALREIRRYQKSTELLIRKLPFQRLVREIAQDFKTDLRFQSSAVMALQEASEAYLVGLFEDTNLCAIHAKRVTIMPKDIQLARRIRGELMSGRGKGGKGLGKGGAKRHRKVLRDNIQGITKPAIRRLARRGGVKRISGLIYEETRGVLKVFLENVIRDAVTYTEHAKRKTVTAMDVVYALKRQGRTLYGFGG, encoded by the exons ATGTCTGGTCGTGGTAAAGGAGGCAAGGGTCTTGGAAAGGGGGGTGCCAAAAGGCATCGTAAAGTTCTTCGTGATAACATCCAGGGTATTACAAAACCCGCAATCAGGCGTTTAGCTAGACGTGGCGGAGTCAAACGTATTTCAGGTTTGATTTACGAAGAGACTCGAGGTGTGCTCAAAGTTTTCTTGGAAAATGTCATTCGAGATGCTGTCACTTACACCGAGCATGCTAAAAGGAAAACTGTCACTGCTATGGATGTTGTGTATGCACTAAAGAGGCAAGGACGTACCTTGTACG TCGTTTGAGAATAGTCAGTCATGGCACGTACCAAGCAGACCGCCCGTAAGAGTACTGGAGGTAAAGCCCCCAGGAAACAACTGGCTACTAAGGCCGCTCGTAAGAGCGCCCCAGCCACCGGAGGTGTTAAGAAGCCCCATCGTTACAGGCCCGGAACTGTTGCTTTGAGAGAAATCCGTCGTTATCAAAAATCCACTGAACTCTTGATCCGAAAATTGCCATTCCAGCGTTTGGTTCGAGAAATCGCTCAGGACTTCAAAACTGATCTCCGATTCCAGAGTTCTGCTGTTATGGCTCTCCAGGAAGCTAGCGAAGCTTATTTAGTAGGCTTGTTCGAAGACACTAACTTGTGCGCTATCCACGCCAAGAGAGTAACTATCATGCCTAAGGACATTCAGCTCGCTAGACGAATTAGGGGTGAAC TCATGTCTGGTCGTGGTAAAGGAGGCAAGGGTCTTGGAAAGGGGGGTGCCAAAAGGCATCGTAAAGTTCTTCGTGATAACATCCAGGGTATTACAAAACCCGCAATCAGGCGTTTAGCTAGACGTGGCGGAGTCAAACGTATTTCAGGTTTGATTTACGAAGAGACTCGAGGTGTGCTCAAAGTTTTCTTGGAAAATGTCATTCGAGATGCTGTCACTTACACCGAGCATGCTAAAAGGAAAACTGTCACTGCTATGGATGTTGTGTATGCACTAAAGAGGCAAGGACGTACCTTGTACGGTTTCGGAGGTTAA